The following coding sequences are from one Lycium ferocissimum isolate CSIRO_LF1 chromosome 3, AGI_CSIRO_Lferr_CH_V1, whole genome shotgun sequence window:
- the LOC132051039 gene encoding elicitor-responsive protein 3-like, producing the protein MVYGKLVVYLENATGLDDTNWLTDMNPYVVLTCGTEEKKSSTASGEGSSPEWNESFYFTSGSDELHIKLMDENTFQSDDFIGETTISLEEVCNEGEVGSTSYELYKDDENCGSIRLGLSFTPEERSEYDEDY; encoded by the exons ATGGTTTATGGAAAGCTTGTAGTCTATCTTGAAAATGCCACAGGCCTTGATGACACAAATTGGCTGA CTGATATGAATCCTTATGTTGTCCTCACCTGTGGAACTGAAGAGAAGAAAAGCAGTACTGCATCGG GCGAAGGATCGTCCCCAGAGTGGAATGAGTCTTTCTATTTCACCAGTGGTTCTGATGAGCTTCACATCAAGCTTATGGATGAAAATACTTTCCAAAGTGACGATTTCATAGGAGAAACAAC AATTTCCTTAGAGGAAGTTTGTAACGAAGGAGAAGTGGGATCAACCTCGTATGAACTTTACAAGGATGATGAAAATTGTGGATCCATCAGACTTGGCCTCAGTTTCACTCCCGAGGAG AGGAGTGAATATGATGAGGACTACTAG